In one Brienomyrus brachyistius isolate T26 chromosome 5, BBRACH_0.4, whole genome shotgun sequence genomic region, the following are encoded:
- the bmerb1 gene encoding bMERB domain-containing protein 1 isoform X1 has translation MELKKFITDSERVMKSYGTVQDTEWQTDKAQPDVSMADRTMSPDEIEMEMARIQRLREVLVRRESELRFMMDDIQLCKDIMKLKQELRKIVAVPEQEKTNKHRQREEELLLKIHKLVQKRDFLVDDAEVERLREQEEDKEMAEFLRLKLLPLEKETKVTEGPPKLKITPPPPPGKLSITKSGAAIIKDCCGAAQCVVM, from the exons ATGGAACTAAAGAAATTCATTACAGACAGTGAGCGGGTGATGAAGAGCTACGGCACCGTGCAGGACACGGAGTGGCAAACAGACAAAG CCCAGCCCGACGTCTCCATGGCAGACAGAACCATGTCCCCTGACGAGATCGAGATGGAAATGGCACGCATCCAGCGTCTGCGCGAGGTACTGGTACGTCGCGAGTCTGAGCTGCGATTCAT GATGGACGACATTCAGCTGTGCAAGGACATCATGAAGCTGAAGCAGGAGCTGAGGAAGATCGTGGCAGTACCCG AGCAGGAAAAGACCAATAAGCACAGGCAGAGAGAAGAGGAGCTCCTTCTGAAGATTCACAAACTGGTCCAGAAGAGGGATTTCTTGGTGGAcgatgcagaggtggaaagatTAAG GGAACAGGAGGAAGATAAggagatggcagaatttctgaggctcAAACTGCTGCCCCTGGAGAAGGAGACCAAGGTCACAGAAG gccCCCCAAAGTTAAAGATCACCCCGCCGCCACCTCCAGGCAAGCTCTCGATTACCAAATCAGGAGCTGCGATCATCAAAGACTGCTGTGGGGCTGCCCAGTGTGTCGTCATGTGA
- the bmerb1 gene encoding bMERB domain-containing protein 1 isoform X2 yields the protein MADRTMSPDEIEMEMARIQRLREVLVRRESELRFMMDDIQLCKDIMKLKQELRKIVAVPEQEKTNKHRQREEELLLKIHKLVQKRDFLVDDAEVERLREQEEDKEMAEFLRLKLLPLEKETKVTEGPPKLKITPPPPPGKLSITKSGAAIIKDCCGAAQCVVM from the exons ATGGCAGACAGAACCATGTCCCCTGACGAGATCGAGATGGAAATGGCACGCATCCAGCGTCTGCGCGAGGTACTGGTACGTCGCGAGTCTGAGCTGCGATTCAT GATGGACGACATTCAGCTGTGCAAGGACATCATGAAGCTGAAGCAGGAGCTGAGGAAGATCGTGGCAGTACCCG AGCAGGAAAAGACCAATAAGCACAGGCAGAGAGAAGAGGAGCTCCTTCTGAAGATTCACAAACTGGTCCAGAAGAGGGATTTCTTGGTGGAcgatgcagaggtggaaagatTAAG GGAACAGGAGGAAGATAAggagatggcagaatttctgaggctcAAACTGCTGCCCCTGGAGAAGGAGACCAAGGTCACAGAAG gccCCCCAAAGTTAAAGATCACCCCGCCGCCACCTCCAGGCAAGCTCTCGATTACCAAATCAGGAGCTGCGATCATCAAAGACTGCTGTGGGGCTGCCCAGTGTGTCGTCATGTGA